Proteins from a genomic interval of Maylandia zebra isolate NMK-2024a linkage group LG15, Mzebra_GT3a, whole genome shotgun sequence:
- the gpatch2 gene encoding G patch domain-containing protein 2 isoform X2, protein MFRAANLKTIGKAGTGWHFRRTMDELVHDLVSALEESSEQAARGGFGDGGDHALAVGCLLKRQARKRRGRKRRSDNPHPPWETGHLSEGSESSVEEHKDYRASTGAVSAANSHARDNSDSDEQLGPKRRIPYTADMGRSKRPLWPDDLGVLGSAEGTRSLRRRRKVKRMAVDPPIDPEPPTSTMLGPPPVPKARVGGKPHRLGASEGRGAMEFCGGGLVEPSGNKSRVKKRKLATHRLGVEAADEGVVVESEDPVCSPTDGSKDKMELEEQKGSDEDMSDSETSSVSNSSDGGLYTNDEGRQGDDEQSDWFYEGEPGSGPGPGGACGIAGVVPWWERETGSEELDLADPVFNSILTGSFPLMSPGAQRGFQARLSRLHGNHQVPEAGLQGTSSQGFSERLSRQTQDTHEPWFSSGSRREHGQLHWDPLSDRGHRRTCSVKTASRQTSGHLGSLCTGDIKRRRKAAPLGSTAPSGVVGENAPPIPETNMGNRMLQTMGWSPGMGLGPEGRGITEPIRATQRPKGTGLGFS, encoded by the exons ATGTTCCGTGCAGCTAATCTAAAAACCATCGGCAAAGCGGGAACTGGCTG GCACTTTCGCCGAACGATGGACGAGCTGGTCCATGACCTGGTGTCAGCGCTGGAGGAGAGCTCAGAGCAAGCTGCCCGTGGTGGTTTTGGTGATGGAGGTGACCATGCACTGGCAGTGGGCTGTCTGCTAAAGAGACAGGCTCGGAAGCGGAGGGGTAGGAAACGACGCTCAGACAACCCACATCCACCGTGGGAGACGGGCCACCTCAGTGAGGGTTCAGAGTCCAGTGTGGAGGAACATAAG GACTACCGTGCCAGTACAGGAGCTGTCTCTGCTGCCAATAGCCATGCCCGTGACAACAGTGACTCAGATGAACAACTTGGCCCCAAACGGCGAATCCCCTACACAGCCGACATGGGGCGAAGTAAACGGCCGCTCTGGCCGGATGACCTGGGTGTCCTGGGCTCAGCAGAGGGGACTCGAAGCCTTAGGCGACGACGTAAGGTCAAACGCATGGCTGTGGACCCACCCATAGATCCAGAACCTCCCACCTCCACTATGCTTGGGCCACCGCCTGTACCCAAAGCCCGTGTTGGTGGCAAGCCACATAGACTGGGTGCAAGTGAGGGAAGAGGTGCCATGGAGTTCTGCGGAGGTGGACTGGTAGAGCCAAGTGGAAACAAAAGCAGAGTAAAAAAGAGGAAACTGGCGACACACCGGCTGGGAGTGGAAGCTGCTGATGAAGGGGTTGTGGTGGAGAGTGAAGACCCCGTCTGTTCTCCAACAGACGGGTCCAAAGACAAGATGGAGCTGGAGGAGCAAAAGGGCTCGGATGAGGACATGAGTGACAG TGAGACCAGCAGTGTGAGTAACAGCAGTGATGGAGGCCTCTATACAAATGATGAGGGGAGGCAAG GTGACGATGAGCAGAGTGACTGGTTCTACGAGGGTGAGCCGGGCTCCGGTCCGGGGCCCGGGGGTGCTTGTGGGATAGCAGGAGTTGTTCCCTGGTGGGAGAGGGAGACTGGGTCAGAGGAGCTGGATCTAGCCGACCCTGTCTTTAACAGCATTCTCACTGGATCCTTCCCACTCATGAGCCCTGGGGCACAGAGAG GTTTCCAGGCCCGGTTGAGCCGCCTTCATGGCAACCATCAGGTACCTGAGGCAGGGCTGCAGGGAACCTCCAGTCAGGGCTTCAGCGAAAGATTGAGCAGACAAACTCAGGACACCCACGA GCCGTGGTTCAGCTCAGGCTCAAGGAGAGAACACGGACAG TTGCACTGGGACCCACTCTCAGACAGAGGGCATCGGAGGACCTGCTCAGTAAAAACAGCAAGCAG ACAGACCAGCGGACACCTCGGCTCGCTCTGCACAGGGGATATCAAGCGGAGGCGCAAAGCAGCCCCCCTTGGTTCCACTGCACCTTCAG GAGTGGTCGGGGAGAACGCACCTCCGATCCCTGAGACCAACATGGGGAACCGCATGCTGCAAACCATGGGTTGGAGTCCAGGGATGGGCCTGGGTCCTGAGGGAAGAGGCATTACCGAGCCCATCCGGGCCACCCAGAGACCTAAAGGCACGGGTTTGGGTTTCAGCTGA
- the gpatch2 gene encoding G patch domain-containing protein 2 isoform X3: MDELVHDLVSALEESSEQAARGGFGDGGDHALAVGCLLKRQARKRRGRKRRSDNPHPPWETGHLSEGSESSVEEHKDYRASTGAVSAANSHARDNSDSDEQLGPKRRIPYTADMGRSKRPLWPDDLGVLGSAEGTRSLRRRRKVKRMAVDPPIDPEPPTSTMLGPPPVPKARVGGKPHRLGASEGRGAMEFCGGGLVEPSGNKSRVKKRKLATHRLGVEAADEGVVVESEDPVCSPTDGSKDKMELEEQKGSDEDMSDRCETSSVSNSSDGGLYTNDEGRQGDDEQSDWFYEGEPGSGPGPGGACGIAGVVPWWERETGSEELDLADPVFNSILTGSFPLMSPGAQRGFQARLSRLHGNHQVPEAGLQGTSSQGFSERLSRQTQDTHEPWFSSGSRREHGQLHWDPLSDRGHRRTCSVKTASRQTSGHLGSLCTGDIKRRRKAAPLGSTAPSGVVGENAPPIPETNMGNRMLQTMGWSPGMGLGPEGRGITEPIRATQRPKGTGLGFS, translated from the exons ATGGACGAGCTGGTCCATGACCTGGTGTCAGCGCTGGAGGAGAGCTCAGAGCAAGCTGCCCGTGGTGGTTTTGGTGATGGAGGTGACCATGCACTGGCAGTGGGCTGTCTGCTAAAGAGACAGGCTCGGAAGCGGAGGGGTAGGAAACGACGCTCAGACAACCCACATCCACCGTGGGAGACGGGCCACCTCAGTGAGGGTTCAGAGTCCAGTGTGGAGGAACATAAG GACTACCGTGCCAGTACAGGAGCTGTCTCTGCTGCCAATAGCCATGCCCGTGACAACAGTGACTCAGATGAACAACTTGGCCCCAAACGGCGAATCCCCTACACAGCCGACATGGGGCGAAGTAAACGGCCGCTCTGGCCGGATGACCTGGGTGTCCTGGGCTCAGCAGAGGGGACTCGAAGCCTTAGGCGACGACGTAAGGTCAAACGCATGGCTGTGGACCCACCCATAGATCCAGAACCTCCCACCTCCACTATGCTTGGGCCACCGCCTGTACCCAAAGCCCGTGTTGGTGGCAAGCCACATAGACTGGGTGCAAGTGAGGGAAGAGGTGCCATGGAGTTCTGCGGAGGTGGACTGGTAGAGCCAAGTGGAAACAAAAGCAGAGTAAAAAAGAGGAAACTGGCGACACACCGGCTGGGAGTGGAAGCTGCTGATGAAGGGGTTGTGGTGGAGAGTGAAGACCCCGTCTGTTCTCCAACAGACGGGTCCAAAGACAAGATGGAGCTGGAGGAGCAAAAGGGCTCGGATGAGGACATGAGTGACAGGTG TGAGACCAGCAGTGTGAGTAACAGCAGTGATGGAGGCCTCTATACAAATGATGAGGGGAGGCAAG GTGACGATGAGCAGAGTGACTGGTTCTACGAGGGTGAGCCGGGCTCCGGTCCGGGGCCCGGGGGTGCTTGTGGGATAGCAGGAGTTGTTCCCTGGTGGGAGAGGGAGACTGGGTCAGAGGAGCTGGATCTAGCCGACCCTGTCTTTAACAGCATTCTCACTGGATCCTTCCCACTCATGAGCCCTGGGGCACAGAGAG GTTTCCAGGCCCGGTTGAGCCGCCTTCATGGCAACCATCAGGTACCTGAGGCAGGGCTGCAGGGAACCTCCAGTCAGGGCTTCAGCGAAAGATTGAGCAGACAAACTCAGGACACCCACGA GCCGTGGTTCAGCTCAGGCTCAAGGAGAGAACACGGACAG TTGCACTGGGACCCACTCTCAGACAGAGGGCATCGGAGGACCTGCTCAGTAAAAACAGCAAGCAG ACAGACCAGCGGACACCTCGGCTCGCTCTGCACAGGGGATATCAAGCGGAGGCGCAAAGCAGCCCCCCTTGGTTCCACTGCACCTTCAG GAGTGGTCGGGGAGAACGCACCTCCGATCCCTGAGACCAACATGGGGAACCGCATGCTGCAAACCATGGGTTGGAGTCCAGGGATGGGCCTGGGTCCTGAGGGAAGAGGCATTACCGAGCCCATCCGGGCCACCCAGAGACCTAAAGGCACGGGTTTGGGTTTCAGCTGA
- the gpatch2 gene encoding G patch domain-containing protein 2 isoform X1 has product MFRAANLKTIGKAGTGWHFRRTMDELVHDLVSALEESSEQAARGGFGDGGDHALAVGCLLKRQARKRRGRKRRSDNPHPPWETGHLSEGSESSVEEHKDYRASTGAVSAANSHARDNSDSDEQLGPKRRIPYTADMGRSKRPLWPDDLGVLGSAEGTRSLRRRRKVKRMAVDPPIDPEPPTSTMLGPPPVPKARVGGKPHRLGASEGRGAMEFCGGGLVEPSGNKSRVKKRKLATHRLGVEAADEGVVVESEDPVCSPTDGSKDKMELEEQKGSDEDMSDRCETSSVSNSSDGGLYTNDEGRQGDDEQSDWFYEGEPGSGPGPGGACGIAGVVPWWERETGSEELDLADPVFNSILTGSFPLMSPGAQRGFQARLSRLHGNHQVPEAGLQGTSSQGFSERLSRQTQDTHEPWFSSGSRREHGQLHWDPLSDRGHRRTCSVKTASRQTSGHLGSLCTGDIKRRRKAAPLGSTAPSGVVGENAPPIPETNMGNRMLQTMGWSPGMGLGPEGRGITEPIRATQRPKGTGLGFS; this is encoded by the exons ATGTTCCGTGCAGCTAATCTAAAAACCATCGGCAAAGCGGGAACTGGCTG GCACTTTCGCCGAACGATGGACGAGCTGGTCCATGACCTGGTGTCAGCGCTGGAGGAGAGCTCAGAGCAAGCTGCCCGTGGTGGTTTTGGTGATGGAGGTGACCATGCACTGGCAGTGGGCTGTCTGCTAAAGAGACAGGCTCGGAAGCGGAGGGGTAGGAAACGACGCTCAGACAACCCACATCCACCGTGGGAGACGGGCCACCTCAGTGAGGGTTCAGAGTCCAGTGTGGAGGAACATAAG GACTACCGTGCCAGTACAGGAGCTGTCTCTGCTGCCAATAGCCATGCCCGTGACAACAGTGACTCAGATGAACAACTTGGCCCCAAACGGCGAATCCCCTACACAGCCGACATGGGGCGAAGTAAACGGCCGCTCTGGCCGGATGACCTGGGTGTCCTGGGCTCAGCAGAGGGGACTCGAAGCCTTAGGCGACGACGTAAGGTCAAACGCATGGCTGTGGACCCACCCATAGATCCAGAACCTCCCACCTCCACTATGCTTGGGCCACCGCCTGTACCCAAAGCCCGTGTTGGTGGCAAGCCACATAGACTGGGTGCAAGTGAGGGAAGAGGTGCCATGGAGTTCTGCGGAGGTGGACTGGTAGAGCCAAGTGGAAACAAAAGCAGAGTAAAAAAGAGGAAACTGGCGACACACCGGCTGGGAGTGGAAGCTGCTGATGAAGGGGTTGTGGTGGAGAGTGAAGACCCCGTCTGTTCTCCAACAGACGGGTCCAAAGACAAGATGGAGCTGGAGGAGCAAAAGGGCTCGGATGAGGACATGAGTGACAGGTG TGAGACCAGCAGTGTGAGTAACAGCAGTGATGGAGGCCTCTATACAAATGATGAGGGGAGGCAAG GTGACGATGAGCAGAGTGACTGGTTCTACGAGGGTGAGCCGGGCTCCGGTCCGGGGCCCGGGGGTGCTTGTGGGATAGCAGGAGTTGTTCCCTGGTGGGAGAGGGAGACTGGGTCAGAGGAGCTGGATCTAGCCGACCCTGTCTTTAACAGCATTCTCACTGGATCCTTCCCACTCATGAGCCCTGGGGCACAGAGAG GTTTCCAGGCCCGGTTGAGCCGCCTTCATGGCAACCATCAGGTACCTGAGGCAGGGCTGCAGGGAACCTCCAGTCAGGGCTTCAGCGAAAGATTGAGCAGACAAACTCAGGACACCCACGA GCCGTGGTTCAGCTCAGGCTCAAGGAGAGAACACGGACAG TTGCACTGGGACCCACTCTCAGACAGAGGGCATCGGAGGACCTGCTCAGTAAAAACAGCAAGCAG ACAGACCAGCGGACACCTCGGCTCGCTCTGCACAGGGGATATCAAGCGGAGGCGCAAAGCAGCCCCCCTTGGTTCCACTGCACCTTCAG GAGTGGTCGGGGAGAACGCACCTCCGATCCCTGAGACCAACATGGGGAACCGCATGCTGCAAACCATGGGTTGGAGTCCAGGGATGGGCCTGGGTCCTGAGGGAAGAGGCATTACCGAGCCCATCCGGGCCACCCAGAGACCTAAAGGCACGGGTTTGGGTTTCAGCTGA
- the LOC106676069 gene encoding uncharacterized protein LOC106676069: MSHETFNNSQSDGEIREESQRLYGLMEREIPDPMELQMKIQQLQLELSTLKLKKNYYKDHFHQSRDELKHVKAQAKENQTQVESLEAKLQEQEKYIQTMHHDFLEKAESLIEQNSSIAAQLSQIQSDKNELKRQNTDLKDSLERLEQQVGEAHHEIIKKEEIIEKQYRKVFRKTELTVELKREICTLQRQVRQTLDEKELQVKSLEAKMQEQVSTIQRMHRDFHEKKEYFLKENSSITAEIDKLKTANTNLKKRLQNLEYQEKTTESLTLQIFWLEEKVKKQHFKIVHNKDLIDELYEHLKMKREIINNLKDELRREEEEEILAAVHNITGEPLQLENFAPEPEELVSPVSEPSPDVVLTQENLAPEPEELVSPVSEPSPDVVLTQENLAPEPEELVSPASEPSPDMVQTQDNLAPEPEELVSPVSEPSPDVVPTQDNLAPEPEELVSPASEPSPDVVPTQDNLGPQPEELDSPVSEASPDVVPTSGSWRHGAKRLLKIGLGVAAVGLIIPAAYWGFSKLNSDSLFNSVCGLLEPYSYLDDRLVPF, translated from the coding sequence ATGTCACACGAAACATTTAATAATTCACAGTCTGACGGAGAGATTCGAGAGGAATCACAAAGACTGTATGGGTTGATGGAGAGAGAAATACCTGACCCTATGGAGCTTCAAATGAAAATTCAACAACTCCAGTTGGAGTTGAGCACCCTGAAGCTCAAAAAGAATTATTATAAAGATCATTTCCATCAGTCAAGAGATGAGCTTAAACACGTGAAGGCTCAGGCTAAAGAAAATCAGACACAGGTGGAATCTCTGGAGGCTAAACTCCAGGAACAGGAAAAGTACATTCAGACAATGCACCATGACTTTTTGGAAAAGGCGGAATCTCTCATTGAGCAGAACAGCAGCATTGCTGCTCAGTTGTCTCAGATTCAAAGTGATAAAAACGAGCTAAAGAGACAGAACACAGATCTCAAGGACTCTTTAGAGAGACTTGAGCAGCAAGTGGGAGAAGCTCaccatgaaataataaaaaaagaagagataaTAGAAAAACAATATAGGAAAGTATTTCGGAAGACAGAACTCacagttgagctgaaaagagaAATTTGTACTCTTCAGCGTCAGGTGAGACAGACACTTGATGAAAAGGAGTTGCAGGTCAAATCTCTGGAGGCTAAAATGCAGGAGCAGGTTAGCACAATTCAGAGGATGCACCGTGActttcatgaaaaaaaagaatattttcttAAGGAGAACAGCAGCATTACTGCTGAGAtagacaaattaaaaacagcaaacacaaaTCTCAAGAAACGTTTGCAAAATCTTGAGTATCaagaaaagacaacagaaaGTCTGACACTGCAAATATTTTGGCTGgaagaaaaagtcaaaaagCAACATTTCAAGATTGTTCATAACAAAGATCTCATAGATGAACTTTATGAACAtcttaaaatgaaaagagaaataaTTAATAATCTTAAGGATGAGCTGAGAcgggaggaggaagaagaaatatTAGCTGCTGTTCACAACATCACTGGTGAACCTCTGCAGCTGGAGAATTTTGCTCCTGAACCCGAGGAGCTTGTTTCTCCTGTCTCAGAACCATCTCCTGATGTGGTCCTGACACAGGAGAATCTTGCTCCTGAACCCGAGGAGCTTGTTTCTCCTGTCTCAGAACCATCTCCTGATGTGGTCCTGACACAGGAGAATCTTGCTCCTGAACCCGAGGAGCTTGTTTCTCctgcctcagaaccatctcctGATATGGTCCAGACACAGGACAATCTTGCTCCTGAACCTGAGGAGCTTGTTTCTCCAGTCTCAGAACCATCTCCTGATGTGGTCCCGACACAGGACAATCTTGCTCCTGAACCTGAGGAGCTTGTTTCTCctgcctcagaaccatctcctGATGTGGTCCCGACACAGGACAATCTTGGTCCTCAACCCGAAGAGCTTGATTCTCCTGTCTCAGAAGCATCTCCTGACGTGGTTCCGACTAGTGGTTCATGGCGTCATGGTGCCAAACGCCTACTTAAAATAGGTTTAGGCGTTGCCGCAGTAGGCCTTATTATACCTGCAGCTTACTGGGGCTTTTCAAAGCTTAATAGTGATAGCCTATTTAACTCTGTCTGTGGCCTCCTTGAGCCATATTCCTACCTTGATGATCGATTAGTCCCTTTTTAA